The Candidatus Nanopelagicales bacterium genomic interval TGACAGAAACCGTGAAGCAGCGACAAAAGCTACAAGCAGTCCGAGCGCGCCTGGAATGGTCTCCATCCCGATTAAGACCAGTGGAATCGTCGCAGGGAAGATTGGGAGTAAAAGCGCTGTGACTGTCGACCCAGGCGAGGAAGAGCCATACGTCCTCTTTGACTCTCTATAGAGGATCAGACATGCGCCAAAAAGGGCCAATCCGGATAGAAATCTAGAAGCGAGAAGCGGGTCCTGTCCGGCCTTAATGAGTGGAGCCAGAGCCACCACGAGTAATGGATTGGTGTATCCCTCAGTTGGATGTCCGCCTTAATTCCAAACTAAACCGGCACCGCTAGCTAAGTTTTGTGCATATCTGAAACTAATAAAGGCGTCGTCAAAGACTTCGTTCCACTTACGTACAATGGTATCCACGAGCGTAAGGATGAGTAGGGCCGTTCCAACCGCCCAGACAATTCCTAAGCCACGTGCAGAAGGTGACAGGCGCTTTTTCATTGTTTTCCCTTTCACGCCCAGAAGCTACAGTTAAATCGTAATTCAGCGAGCATAGAATTGACCGCACTTTAACTTCACTTCATCAAACCTAAGTAACACATCACAGTACTTTTGATTAGAAAACAATTATGCGTTCGTGCATATTGTTTCAGTTCTCTTGGGCGACCTCCGTATGGTTGTGTACAAAACCAAAGTATCGATTATTCCGATTCAATGCTTGCGGGTGGACGATTCTTTTCGCTGCGTGATGGGACAAGAGCTTTTTAATGCCAATAAACCTAATTCGCGCGAATAACGCCAATCTTTGTCTTCGCGCACGTTATTAATTGATGGTGAGGTTAGGCAACATAGCAAGAATCAATCGGGCTAACATCGAGAACTCGGATCGGAATAGGACTGAGTTAGGCGGTAGGGCAACGGGCCTGAAACCAGAATTCACAGAAATTATCACTATCAACGTAAAAAAAGCACTCCCAGTGAATCAAAATAGTGGATCACGGTACGGACTCATTCTGGAAAACATGGTCATTAAATACATACCTTGTTGTCTAGTCTAATGATTGTGTTGAGTTTTGTGGACATCGAGGTACTTTCACAACACTTCTCAACCGCCAAGATCACCAGACTATAAAAGATGCTCGGTTGTATCGGGTAAGGATCTCGAGTCTTAAAAATGTCGTGCTGATCCGTGACACTTCCGAGCAAGAGTGCCGCTGCATATTTAGTTTTGACGGGTCCAAGTCCTCACGACGCGGTAGCCCTCACCCCGGCATCACAATTTTGGCCAATACCAGTTGACGTGGCCGATGGGCGCCAAAGGACAAGATCACCAGAGGCGACGCAGTCGTAGCCAGCTGGGAATGGCCGCTGTGAGATTGCTGCAACCTGGCCCAGCGTGTAGAAGAGTTCGTCCTGCGTCGCGGCATCCAGCGTCGAAGTCTTAGTCGTCAGGATCCAGCTATCGTGATACGGAAAACCAAGGAACGGTTGGGTCAGGTGGAACCGTGTGATAGCCCGGTAGTTGTCGCCGAAGCCAACGATGAGAACCGTCAGCATAAGGGAATCAGGTGCCTTAGCCCCGAGAGAGTACCCCAGACCGGGGCTCTGCAAGTAGGACAAGTCGAGCATGGGCATACCTGACTTCCAGCCAGCGGCAGTTGATTTCGCACGAAGGTCTGTGACTCTTGCGGCAAGCGCGGGATCCAGATTAAGGACGGCCCCGTGCGCCCCGATCAAAGTAGGAACTGTTTGCTGGCTCATTGAAGGGGTTCGTAACTCGACTGGAAATTGTCTCAATGGATGACGCCAGCCACTCACGATTGCAGCCGCTGCAAAGATGGCAGTGGTGACAAGTACAGCAACAGCGAGCAAAGTTCGAGCTCGGCACGCGTTTGGGCGCGCAACGCTGAGTACGGCTGCGATAAATATTAGACCCGACGCGACGGCTGCCTGCGGGTACGGCCCAAAACTGGAACCGATTGCAAATGCCATTGGCGCGAGTGCCACGACCGCGACGATAAGCATGCGAGTTCGACGATCACTTGCTTCCTCGTTTTGTGCGGTCGACGTCAGCCTTAGGCCTACCAGAATGGAGGCTGCTAACACGATAATCGCTGCAGTCGTGAGCGGTGCATGTGCCCAACTGAATGCAGACCCGGTTAGGTTGAGTAGGGGTATAGGTACCCCTGAGATTGCGATGGCACTCAGGATTGCCATTGCGTAGCCAGCTAGTCTTAGTAGGAGCCAACTGCGCTTTGCCAGCACTGGCAATAGCAGAACGAGTAGCGCGGCTGTTAACAGTTCTGCTGGCCGGTCTCCTATCTGCGCGAAGGCATCAAGTAGATCGCGCGGTGCAAGGACTATCGCCTGCAGTGCTGGGCCAGCGGTCTGCACGGCGAATGGGTAGGGCATCTCGTTGGCTAAGCGGAAAACTCTAATGAAGTCCACCGGCCATAGTCCGGTTATGACTGCAATCAGAATCCAGGCGGGGATAAATCCGACCACGACTATGAGCCATCGCCACATGCAGCGCAGCCCCGCGCCTGTGGCGATCACGATCGTGGTCACTGTGAGCATGATCGGCAAGGTCGTTGGCTTTGCTGGAAGCGAAGCAACAAGCACCGCAGACGTAGCCACAGCTAGCAGATCGATCGTGGAAATTTCAATGCGTCCAATGTTCCATCGCCAGTCACGAGGAGCGGGTGCTACCGCACGCCGGACTGCGACCATGACAGCGGCCAGGCTGAGCACGATGGCGCACAGGGTGGCCCAGTTGTAACTCGGTGCCCGCAGCATTGAGGAGTAATAAATAAGCGATGCCGTTCCCGCAGTTGCAGCGGCAAGCGCGGGCATCAAGCTCGGTGCGGTGGTGGCTCGCCTTAGATCTGTCACGGCCCGCATAGCAGCCCATCCCAGCCAGGCGGATGAGAGTGCAAGTATCACAGCCCCGAAGGTGCGAAACGCAGCGATGTCGTATCCCACGAGCCAGAACAGCGGACGGATGGTCCAGCCAAAGGGATAGGCCCAGGCTGCCTCTAGATTTGGCGGGTCGGCTGCCACGAGGTAGAGGCCCTCGTCAGCGAGATCCAGCCCCCGGTCGGAGGCGATCAGGTGCTCCAGAAGGACCCATAGACCGACCACCGACAGAGCAGTGACGGTGATGCTGACGAACCAACGGCGCAGAGACCATCGGGAGCTGGGAAGTGCTGACGTGTCCTCTGGGGCATGGGTGCGCACACTGAAGTATGACAAACTCTGGTCACAACCGAGTTGCTGCAGGTCAGTTGCTGTCTATGCCTGTGCTGGCAATCCCATCGATTTGCGAAACACCTGGTCGTTGATGATGGCCTGGTCAACGTAACGAGAGCCGTCAAGGTTGAGATGGTTGTTGTCCTCATACATCAGGCGTCCGTTTTGCACCATGCTGCAATCGTCATTGGTGCAAAACTGGCGAGCAGTGCGCAGCAGGTGCACGCCGGGAATGGCGTCGGTGATCTGCTGAATGAGTGTTGGCACATTTCGGTAGGCGTTGAGGTAATCAGTGGCGTTGAAGGCGCACTGCGTAGCCCCCACCAGAAATCCTGTTCGGTACTTGCAGGCACTGGCATCAAACGGGAATGCTGGGACATCATCCGTAACGAATACTTGCTTGCCACCAGCACTTAAAGTGTTGATGAACGGAACTGCATCCGCAGTTCCAAGTTGGGTCTTCCAATAGCCCGTGACCAAAGCGGCCTTGACACTGGGCATTTCTGCAACCTGTTTGAAGGTGAGCTTGGCGTTTTCCGTTGCTCGCGTCGGCCAGTAGTGCAGGTAGACCACCATGATGTTGGACTCGGGCATCGCCTGAGTGAGGCCGGTGTAAAGATGCCACGCATGGCTGTCGCCGAGGATGGCAAGGTCAACTTCCTTACCCGGCTTTGACTGCAGGCAGGTGATGTCCGTCTGGTGTATATCTGGCAATTGATCGATGGTGCACGGGTACGAGTGGGCGCGTAGATACGCAGACCGGGCCGCGTCGGTCACGTCGCCGGCAAAGACAGCGGGCACCTGACCATCATCCAACTTCGGTTTCCAATATTTAGAGGCCACTCCCCACACGCCTGCACAGATCACAAGCGCTGGAACCGTCATGACGAGTCCAAGCAAGAGAATGGTTTTTGGGCTGGTCCACTTCGCTCGGCGGATGGGATTCTCCAGCAGCAGATATGACAGAACCGAAGGGATGACGGAGGCCAAAGCTGCGATGGTTGCGACGTATGGCGTCTGCGGCCAGAGCAACACTGCGAAGACAATAAGGGGCCAGTGCCATAGGTACAGCGAGTAAGAGATGTCTCCTACAGCAGTGAACGGACGCATTGACAGCACTCTTGTCACGGGATTCAAACTCTGCATTCCCGCCCAGATGACCATCAGAGTTGCGGCCACCGGCAGTACTGTCCAGACTCCCGGCATACGGGCGGTACTCGGAATTACCCACAGAGTTGCCACTAGGCCTATGAGTCCCAACAATCCGGCGACCGCCCCGACCCTCGGTAGGATCCTGAGATCCTTAAGTGTCACTAAGGCGAGTATTGCTCCAGCAGCGAACTCCCAGGCCCGAGTCACAGGGCTGTAGAACCCGAGCAGCGACTGCAAGAAGGTGTTTTGAGTGGGGGACGGGCCGATTATCGCCAGAACGAAAGAGATGCCTGCAAGAGTGCTGACAATGGCGATCGGGGCATTTCGCCCTATGCGATAGCGGCGTGCCAAGAACCACCCCAGCATGAGCAGTGCCGGAAAAACTAGGTAAAACTGCTCCTCTACGGAAAGAGTCCAGGTATTGAGTAGTGGGTTGGTTTCTGCAGGTAAAGCAAAATAGTTCCCAGTACTACGGTCGATTACTACGTTCGCGACCAACAAAAGCGCGCCAATTCCTGTGGCTGCAGCCGTCTGCTGTGCACCAAGAGGAGATAGAACCACTGCCG includes:
- a CDS encoding acyltransferase family protein codes for the protein MPTTAISRSYRPDIQGLRAIAVVMVLLFHAGLPFPGGFLGVDVFFVISGFVITSMLHRDKLQTGSLRLGQFYLRRFKRLTPALVLTVVVAVLASAVVLSPLGAQQTAAATGIGALLLVANVVIDRSTGNYFALPAETNPLLNTWTLSVEEQFYLVFPALLMLGWFLARRYRIGRNAPIAIVSTLAGISFVLAIIGPSPTQNTFLQSLLGFYSPVTRAWEFAAGAILALVTLKDLRILPRVGAVAGLLGLIGLVATLWVIPSTARMPGVWTVLPVAATLMVIWAGMQSLNPVTRVLSMRPFTAVGDISYSLYLWHWPLIVFAVLLWPQTPYVATIAALASVIPSVLSYLLLENPIRRAKWTSPKTILLLGLVMTVPALVICAGVWGVASKYWKPKLDDGQVPAVFAGDVTDAARSAYLRAHSYPCTIDQLPDIHQTDITCLQSKPGKEVDLAILGDSHAWHLYTGLTQAMPESNIMVVYLHYWPTRATENAKLTFKQVAEMPSVKAALVTGYWKTQLGTADAVPFINTLSAGGKQVFVTDDVPAFPFDASACKYRTGFLVGATQCAFNATDYLNAYRNVPTLIQQITDAIPGVHLLRTARQFCTNDDCSMVQNGRLMYEDNNHLNLDGSRYVDQAIINDQVFRKSMGLPAQA